From Actinomyces procaprae:
CTGACAGTGCAGCGCCTGGTCGATGCCGTCAGCCGTCTACGCGGCTGAGCTCAGCGGCGCACCACCGGGTTGCTGAGGGCCCCGATGCCCTCCACCTCTACCTGGACACGCTGGCCGGCCCGGATCTCACCGACGCCGGCGGGGGTACCCGTGAGCACAACGTCACCGGGCAGCAGCGTGAACACGTGCGAGACGTATGAGATCAGCTCGGGGACGGACCGGATCATGTCGGCGGTCCTCCCCTCCTGGACGACGCGTCCGTCGACGCGGGCACGCACCACGGCGTCGGCCGGGTCGAAGCCCGCCTGGGCGGCGGCGGTCTCCGGCACCTCGATCCACGGGCCCAGCGGGCAGGAGGTGTCGAAGGCCTTGGCGCGGGTCCAGGTCTCATCGTCGCGCTGGCAGTCCCGGGCGGAGACATCATTGGCGACCGTGTACCCGAGGACGGCGGCTGCGGCGTCGGCCGGCCCGGCATCCTTGACGACGGACTTGATGACCACTGCCAGCTCGGCCTCGTAGTGGACCTCAGTGGACCAGGCGGGGAGCACGATCGGCGCATCCGGGCCGATGACCGCCGTATTGGGCTTGAGGAACACGACCGGCTCCGCCGGCGCCTCGCCGCCCATTTCGGCGGCGTGTGCGACGTAGTTCTTCCCAATGCCCACCACCTTCGAGCGTGGAATCACCGGGGAGACCAGGCGCACCTCCGCCAGTGGCAGTACCTCCCCCGTGGCCTCGGGCACCGTGTACAGCGGGTCGCCCTTGAGCACCAGCAGGCGCCCGGTGGACTCGCCTGAGGGAGTGGTTTCGTCAGCGGGTAGCCCGTCGACAATGCCGTAGCGGAGTTCGTCTCCGGTGGAGAAGCGTGCGATCTTCATGGGACGACCCTAGATGATCGTCCCCCGGAGCCGGGCCAGCGGCGGCGGCCCGGCACCGGGTGCCGAAAGTCAGTCGGCGCTGGCCTGAGCCGCCTCGGGCTCACGCTGCGCGGCGGCCTCCTCCGTCCAGATGTCCCCGGGCAGCTCTGCGGGGAGATACGGGTTGCCTGTAGACACGAAGTAGATCTTGTCCCGCACGCCCGCCATGACCTCGCGCTGCTGCTGCTCCCAGTCGCGCAGGGCGCCGAAGGCCCACCTGCCCAGGAGCACCACCGCGATGATGTTGATGATCGCCATGACGCCCATGGCAACGTCGGAGAGGTTCCACACGAAGGACAGCGAGGCGACCGCCCCCAGCGCGGTGGCCACGACGATCATGGCGCGCACGCCGTAGTGGCTGTGTCCCATTCCGCGCAGGAAGTCCATGTTCACCTCGGCGTAGGCGTAGTTGCCCAGCAGGGAGGAGTAGGCGAAGACGAACACCACGATCGCCATCAGGTACTTGGCCCAGGGGCCGAGCACGGCGCTGACCGAGCTCACGGTCAGGGTGCCGGCGGCGTCGATGTCGGCGGTCGCGGGGTCGTACACGCCGGAGAGCAGGATGATCAGGGCGGTGGCGGTGCACACCACGATGGTGTCGACGAACACGCCCATCGACTGGATGAAGCCCTGCTGCACCGGGTGGTGCACGGTGGCCGTGGCGGCCGCGTTGGGTACCGATCCCTCACCGGCCTCGTTGGAGAACAGGCCGCGCTTGATGCCGTTGAGAGTGGCGGCCATGAATCCGCCGCCCAGTCCCCACAGCGCCTGGTCCACGCCGAAGGCCCCCTTGATCACGGAGGCCAGCGCAGCAGGAATGGCGCCGATGTTGAGCACCAGGATGACCACGGCGATGATGACGTAGACCAGGGCCATCAGCGGCGCCAGCCACTCCGTGATGGAGGCGACCCGCTTGATGCCCTTGAAGACCACGGGCGTGGTGATCAGTACCAGAACAATCGCCGTGACCCACGGCTCGACGTCGAAGGTTCCCTTGAGCACATTGGAAATGGCGTTGGCCTGGGTGGCCTCGTAGGCGAAGCCGAATACGAAGGTGATCACCACCGCGAAGATGCTGGCCAGCGTCTTGGAGCCCAGGCCCTTGTGGATGTAGTAGGCGGGGCCACCGCGGAAGGAGCCGTCGGGGTGAGCCACCTTGAACAGCTGGGCCAGGGTGGACTCGACGAATCCGGTGGCCATGCCCACCAGGGCGACGATCCACATCCAGAACACGGCGCCGGGTCCACCCATGGTGATGGCGATGGCGACGCCGACGATGTTGCCGGTGCCCACGCGGGAGGCCAGGCCCACGGTGAAGGCCTGGAATGAGGACATGCCCTCGCCCACATCACCCCGTGAGGAGGTGATGGCGCGCACCATGTGGGAGAACAGGCGCAGCTGCAGGGCGCGCGTGCGCCAGGTGAAATACAGGCCGGCGGCGATCAGCAGCCAGGCCAGCAGGTCGCCGTAGAGGTGGTCGGAGATGTTCTCGAGCACGGCGGCGGGGCCGTCGAAGAAGCCGGCGGTCGGCAGGGGCGTGGGATTCATAAGTCTCCGGACGTAGTCGGGGCGCGCCGCAGGGCGCACGGGCCCGTC
This genomic window contains:
- a CDS encoding fumarylacetoacetate hydrolase family protein, translated to MKIARFSTGDELRYGIVDGLPADETTPSGESTGRLLVLKGDPLYTVPEATGEVLPLAEVRLVSPVIPRSKVVGIGKNYVAHAAEMGGEAPAEPVVFLKPNTAVIGPDAPIVLPAWSTEVHYEAELAVVIKSVVKDAGPADAAAAVLGYTVANDVSARDCQRDDETWTRAKAFDTSCPLGPWIEVPETAAAQAGFDPADAVVRARVDGRVVQEGRTADMIRSVPELISYVSHVFTLLPGDVVLTGTPAGVGEIRAGQRVQVEVEGIGALSNPVVRR
- a CDS encoding alanine/glycine:cation symporter family protein, producing MNPTPLPTAGFFDGPAAVLENISDHLYGDLLAWLLIAAGLYFTWRTRALQLRLFSHMVRAITSSRGDVGEGMSSFQAFTVGLASRVGTGNIVGVAIAITMGGPGAVFWMWIVALVGMATGFVESTLAQLFKVAHPDGSFRGGPAYYIHKGLGSKTLASIFAVVITFVFGFAYEATQANAISNVLKGTFDVEPWVTAIVLVLITTPVVFKGIKRVASITEWLAPLMALVYVIIAVVILVLNIGAIPAALASVIKGAFGVDQALWGLGGGFMAATLNGIKRGLFSNEAGEGSVPNAAATATVHHPVQQGFIQSMGVFVDTIVVCTATALIILLSGVYDPATADIDAAGTLTVSSVSAVLGPWAKYLMAIVVFVFAYSSLLGNYAYAEVNMDFLRGMGHSHYGVRAMIVVATALGAVASLSFVWNLSDVAMGVMAIINIIAVVLLGRWAFGALRDWEQQQREVMAGVRDKIYFVSTGNPYLPAELPGDIWTEEAAAQREPEAAQASAD